The Corylus avellana chromosome ca8, CavTom2PMs-1.0 genome has a segment encoding these proteins:
- the LOC132190711 gene encoding uncharacterized protein LOC132190711 isoform X2, with product MASKKKQFEGIAMLSMYNDEEEEEDEGMEDVKEQEEEEEDEKIERQEAEREQQDDYYMDSRMAEQDDSLAKSGDRLGGDAANDDSPPIASENTTPQPQVTAVSPQQEAVAASESVKMSGRRNLTIVDYGHDEVAMSPEPEDGEIEGSGRIMFESELQTANGHFQEKTTPGTVQALTPSNPVTPLSSDPSRYDTMNYAMHESEGAQVEEAVMEQEKEIDPLDTFLPPPPKAKCSEELQRKINKFLDYKKYGKSFNAEVRNRKDYRNPDFLLHAVRYQDIDQIGSCFSKDVFDPHGYDKSDYYDEIETDMRREELEKKKNNKVDFVSGGTQSGTVAPTPKVNMPIPAAATGLLSMPPAADPTTRDGRQNKKSKWDKVDGDRRNSVSSGGQDSISAAGAHAAPLSATNAGTGYMAFAQQRRREAEEKKSSERKVERRS from the exons ATGGCATCAAAGAAGAAGCAATTTGAAGGTATTGCTATGTTGTCCATGTACaacgacgaagaagaagaagaagatgaaggcatggaagatgtcaaagaacaagaagaagaagaagaagatgaaaaaatagAGCGGCAAGAAGCAGAGAGAGAGCAACAAGATGACTATTACATGGATTCAAGAATGGCAGAACAGGATGATTCGTTGGCCAAAAGCGGAGATAGACTTGGTGGTGATGCTGCTAATGATGACTCGCCGCCGATTGCCAGTGAAAATACAACACCGCAGCCTCAAGTTACGGCAGTGTCACCGCAGCAAGAGGCAGTAGCAGCGTCAGAGAGTGTGAAGATGAGTGGGAGACGGAATCTTACGATCGTAGACTATGGTCATGATGAAGTTGCTATGTCTCCTGAGCCTGAG gACGGAGAAATAGAAGGAAGTGGTCGGATCATGTTTGAATCAGAGCTTCAAACTGCGAATG GTCATTTCCAAGAGAAAACAACTCCTGGAACTGTTCAGGCTTTAACACCTAGCAATCCAGTAACTCCTCTATCATCTGATCCGTCACGATATGATACAATGAACTACGCTATGCATGAATCAGAGGGAGCACAGGTTGAGGAAGCTGTTATGgaacaggaaaaagaaattgatcCATTAGACACGTTTCTCCCCCCACCACCAAAAGCAAAGTGCTCGGAGGAGCTACAA aggaaaataaataagttcCTTGATTACAAGAAATATGGAAAAAGCTTCAATGCAGAAGTACGGAATAGGAAAGATTACAGGAACCCTGACTTCTTGCTGCATGCAGTGAGGTATCAAGATATCGATCAAATAGGGTCTTGCTTCAGTAAGGATGTATTTGACCCTCATGGATATGACAAAAGCGACTACTATGACGAAATAG AAACTGATATGAGGCGTGAGGAactagaaaagaagaagaataataagGTTGACTTTGTTTCTGGAGGAACACAATCTGGAACGGTTGCTCCTACACCAAAAGTTAATATGCCTATTCCAGCAG CTGCTACTGGTTTGCTATCCATGCCACCTGCAGCTGATCCCACTACTAGGGATGGTAGACAGAACAAGAAATCTAAGTGGGATAAG gtgGATGGGGATCGAAGAAATTCTGTGTCCTCTGGGGGCCAGGATTCTATATCGGCAGCTGGAGCTCATGCAGCACCCTTATCTGCTACTAATGCTGGCACAGGGTACATGGCTTTTGC GCAGCAAAGACGgcgagaagcagaagaaaaaaaatctagtgAAAGGAAGGTGGAGAGAAGATCTTGA
- the LOC132190460 gene encoding protein CLT2, chloroplastic, with protein MGFSYTSSFHSSHLHFPSHRPHSRTTLHGPTTFRCRPAAMPNFPQNPNLFRRQLPPNPPVPHITKRTHLSLRVQASNGSSANLIVTSAVTATLAVANRVLYKLALVPMKDYPFFLAQLTTFGYGAIYFSILYVRYRAGIVTDEMLAIPKRRFLAIGILEALGVATGMSAGAMLPGPAIPILSQTFLVWQLSFSSFLLGRSYSFNQIAGCILLATGVVVAVASGSNAGQMLSGVEFVWPALMIASSAFQAGASIIKEYVFIDAAARLDGKSLDIFVVNSFGSGFQALFVLLLLPFLSKVKGIPFDQLPSYLKSGAGCFLNFGANPPGCDGAPLLPLLYIATNLAFNIFLLNVVKISSAVVASLAVMLSVPISIYILSLPLPYLPEATSLSPFFLLGSVILVLGLILYNIPQPTKQGSDDS; from the exons ATGGGATTCTCTTACACGTCGTCGTTTCACTCCTCTCACCTACACTTCCCATCTCATCGACCTCATAGCCGCACCACCCTACATGGCCCAACAACCTTCCGCTGCCGTCCCGCCGCAATGCCTAATTTCCCTCAAAACCCGAACCTCTTCCGTCGCCAACTCCCTCCAAACCCACCGGTTCCTCACATTACCAAACGCACCCACCTTTCTCTCAGAGTCCAGGCATCAAACGGATCAAGTGCAAATCTAATTGTCACTTCCGCAGTCACCGCAACGCTAGCCGTCGCCAACCGCGTGCTCTACAAGCTCGCTCTCGTTCCCATGAAGGACTACCCCTTCTTTCTAGCTCAGCTCACAACTTTCGG GTATGGGGCTATATATTTTTCGATATTGTATGTGCGATATCGTGCGGGGATTGTGACCGATGAAATGCTTGCTATTCCCAAACGGCGGTTTTTGGCTATTGGTATTTTAGAAGCTCTTGGCGTCGCTACTGGGATGTCTGCTGGAG CCATGCTTCCTGGACCAGCCATACCAATACTGAGTCAG ACATTTTTGGTGTGGCAGCTGTCTTTTTCCAGTTTTCTCTTGGGGAGAAGTTACTCATTTAATCAAATTGCTGGCTGTATACTTTTAGCAACTGGCGTGGTGGTGGCTGTTGCCAG TGGGTCTAATGCCGGTCAGATGCTATCTGGAGTTGAGTTTGTATGGCCAGCACTAATGATAGCTTCAAGTGCTTTTCAAGCCGGTGCATCAATTATCAAG GAATATGTTTTCATTGACGCTGCAGCCCGCCTGGAT GGAAAGTCGCTTGACATATTTGTGGTCAATTCCTTTGGATCTGGATTCCAG GCTCTTTTTGTGCTTCTCTTATTACCTTTCCTGTCAAAGGTGAAGGGCATACCATTTGACCAACTTCCTTCTTATCTGAAAAGTGGTGCTGGTTGCTTTCTTAATTTCGGAGCCAATCCACCTG GTTGTGATGGGGCTCCGTTGCTTCCACTGCTTTATATAGCTACCAATTTAGCCTTCAACATCTTCTTGCTAAACGTAGTAAAAATTTCTTCTGCAGTTGTTGCTTCTCTTGCTGTGATGTTGTCAG TGCCAATTTCAATTTATATTCTTTCCCTCCCATTGCCATATCTTCCGGAGGCCACAAGCTTGAGCCCCTTTTTTCTCTTAGGCAGTGTGATTCTGGTATTAGGTCTTATTCTGTACAACATACCCCAGCCTACCAAGCAGGGCTCTGATGATAGTTGA
- the LOC132188993 gene encoding uncharacterized protein LOC132188993, with amino-acid sequence MEGTPNSGYEDRLKKEAPQLTALLKEMKEGLDAVRSKIEGLTAKVKANQFPTVDGISYLEAKHLLLLSYCQSLVYYLLRKAKGFSIEGHPVVRSLIETRLFLEKIRPIDKKLQYQIQKLTRGTVGTTEVVGLSEKESGTTQKTEDLLNYRPNPDMLVPRSDMTPGEDGGVYRPPKFAPTSMEEGKISKQERNAMRMEKQILRQSRQSEFVRELMDDMEGRPQEVRESVGPESRELSRYMAKMEKRAQQEEELFIRAPMTKMEKKKEKHLKKSRNGLLGLTENFYDEIKTLPLDDDISEQATGVNYGSNRMGKFNKRKRRH; translated from the exons ATGGAGGGGACTCCTAACTCTGGTTACGAAGATAGACTTAAAAA AGAGGCTCCTCAGCTAACTGCACTGTTGAAAGAGATGAAGGAAGGATTAGATGCAGTAAGGAGTAAAATTGAAGGTTTAACTGCTAAG GTGAAAGCAAATCAATTTCCGACGGTAGATGGGATAAGCTATCTTGAAGCCAAACATTTACTTCTCCTAAGCTATTGCCAGTCACTTGTCTATTATCTGCTTCGTAAAGCAAAAGGGTTCTCGATTGAGGGGCATCCTGTTGTTCGGAGCCTAATAGAGACAAGGTTGTTTTTGGAGAAG ATTCGACCAATTGACAAAAAACTCCAGTACCAAATCCAGAAGCTCACAAGGGGTACTGTGGGTACAACAGAAGTTGTAGGTCTGAGTGAAAAGGAGTCGGGTACCACTCAGAAGACAGAGGATCTGTTGAATTATCGTCCAAATCCTGACATGCTTGTTCCCAGATCAGATATGACTCCTGGG GAAGACGGAGGTGTATATCGACCCCCCAAATTTGCCCCTACTTCTATGGAGGAAGGTAAAATCTCAAAGCAGGAACGAAATGCCATGAGAATGGAGAAACAGATCCTACGACAATCCAGGCAGAGTGAATTTGTGCGTGAGCTGATGGATGATATGGAGGGGAGACCCCAAGAG GTCAGAGAAAGTGTTGGACCTGAAAGTAGGGAGCTGTCTAGATATATGGCAAAAATGGAGAAGCGTGCACAGCAAGAAGAGGAACTTTTTATTCGTGCTCCCATgacaaaaatggagaaaaagaaggagaaacATTTGAAGAAGTCAAGAAATGG GTTGCTTGGCCTTACGGAAAATTTCTATGATGAAATCAAAACCTTACCCCTGGATGATGATATCAGTGAGCAAGCGACAGGCGTCAATTATGGCAGCAATAGAATGGGGAAATTTAATAAGCGCAAG AGGAGACATTGA
- the LOC132190299 gene encoding uncharacterized protein LOC132190299, whose amino-acid sequence MPRRSSGGRPASRPATRAPAHNPPAPASPAPPPAPVKGGNGSIMGGLGATIADGMAWGTGTAMAHRAVDALMGPRVIHHETVASSAPAAAPVPNTTVHGGSDACVGQSKALSDCLTNYGSDISKCQFYMDMLQECRRSSGTALNA is encoded by the exons ATGCCTCGCCGAAGCTCCGGAG GAAGACCAGCTTCCCGCCCTGCTACCCGTGCACCAGCACACAATCCTCCTGCGCCAG CTTCTCCTGCTCCTCCTCCAGCACCTGTAAAAGGTGGAAATGGATCCATAATGGGAGGACTTGGTGCCACCATTGCAGATG GCATGGCCTGGGGTACCGGCACTGCTATGGCTCACAGGGCTGTGGATGCTCTGATGGGTCCTCGTGTGATCCACCATGAAACTGTTGCTTCATCAGCTCCTGCTGCTGCACCAGTGCCAAACACGACTGTTCATGGAGGTTCTGATGCTTGTGTTGGTCAATCCAAGGCCTTAAGTGAT TGCCTGACCAATTATGGCAGTGACATAAGCAAGTGCCAGTTCTACATGGACATGTTACAAGAATGCCGTCGAAGCTCGGGGACTGCCTTGAACGCTTGA
- the LOC132190711 gene encoding uncharacterized protein LOC132190711 isoform X1, whose translation MASKKKQFEGIAMLSMYNDEEEEEDEGMEDVKEQEEEEEDEKIERQEAEREQQDDYYMDSRMAEQDDSLAKSGDRLGGDAANDDSPPIASENTTPQPQVTAVSPQQEAVAASESVKMSGRRNLTIVDYGHDEVAMSPEPEDGEIEGSGRIMFESELQTANGHFQEKTTPGTVQALTPSNPVTPLSSDPSRYDTMNYAMHESEGAQVEEAVMEQEKEIDPLDTFLPPPPKAKCSEELQRKINKFLDYKKYGKSFNAEVRNRKDYRNPDFLLHAVRYQDIDQIGSCFSKDVFDPHGYDKSDYYDEIETDMRREELEKKKNNKVDFVSGGTQSGTVAPTPKVNMPIPAAATGLLSMPPAADPTTRDGRQNKKSKWDKVDGDRRNSVSSGGQDSISAAGAHAAPLSATNAGTGYMAFAKDGEKQKKKNLVKGRWREDLEALLTSELSYTILKWINPSYNILKAMLWPLYLFYT comes from the exons ATGGCATCAAAGAAGAAGCAATTTGAAGGTATTGCTATGTTGTCCATGTACaacgacgaagaagaagaagaagatgaaggcatggaagatgtcaaagaacaagaagaagaagaagaagatgaaaaaatagAGCGGCAAGAAGCAGAGAGAGAGCAACAAGATGACTATTACATGGATTCAAGAATGGCAGAACAGGATGATTCGTTGGCCAAAAGCGGAGATAGACTTGGTGGTGATGCTGCTAATGATGACTCGCCGCCGATTGCCAGTGAAAATACAACACCGCAGCCTCAAGTTACGGCAGTGTCACCGCAGCAAGAGGCAGTAGCAGCGTCAGAGAGTGTGAAGATGAGTGGGAGACGGAATCTTACGATCGTAGACTATGGTCATGATGAAGTTGCTATGTCTCCTGAGCCTGAG gACGGAGAAATAGAAGGAAGTGGTCGGATCATGTTTGAATCAGAGCTTCAAACTGCGAATG GTCATTTCCAAGAGAAAACAACTCCTGGAACTGTTCAGGCTTTAACACCTAGCAATCCAGTAACTCCTCTATCATCTGATCCGTCACGATATGATACAATGAACTACGCTATGCATGAATCAGAGGGAGCACAGGTTGAGGAAGCTGTTATGgaacaggaaaaagaaattgatcCATTAGACACGTTTCTCCCCCCACCACCAAAAGCAAAGTGCTCGGAGGAGCTACAA aggaaaataaataagttcCTTGATTACAAGAAATATGGAAAAAGCTTCAATGCAGAAGTACGGAATAGGAAAGATTACAGGAACCCTGACTTCTTGCTGCATGCAGTGAGGTATCAAGATATCGATCAAATAGGGTCTTGCTTCAGTAAGGATGTATTTGACCCTCATGGATATGACAAAAGCGACTACTATGACGAAATAG AAACTGATATGAGGCGTGAGGAactagaaaagaagaagaataataagGTTGACTTTGTTTCTGGAGGAACACAATCTGGAACGGTTGCTCCTACACCAAAAGTTAATATGCCTATTCCAGCAG CTGCTACTGGTTTGCTATCCATGCCACCTGCAGCTGATCCCACTACTAGGGATGGTAGACAGAACAAGAAATCTAAGTGGGATAAG gtgGATGGGGATCGAAGAAATTCTGTGTCCTCTGGGGGCCAGGATTCTATATCGGCAGCTGGAGCTCATGCAGCACCCTTATCTGCTACTAATGCTGGCACAGGGTACATGGCTTTTGC CAAAGACGgcgagaagcagaagaaaaaaaatctagtgAAAGGAAGGTGGAGAGAAGATCTTGAGGCACTACTCACCAGTGAATTATCATACACCATTTTGAAATGGATAAATCCATCATACAACATCTTAAAGGCCATGTTATGGCCCTTGTATCTTTTTTACACATAG